The DNA region GACGAACAACGCGCCGACGAGCGGGCCGGCAATCGAGCCGATGCGGCCGATGCCGAGTTGCCAGCCCGACCCGTTACAGCGCAGCGAAGTCGGATAGACGAGTGCGCCGATGACGTTGATGCCGGACTGGATGCCGAGCACGAGGAAGCCCGCGATGAACGTCGCGACGAGCAGCGTCGACTGCGACTTGAGACCGGCAAAACCGATATAGCCGACCACCGGCACCGCCAACACAAACATGATCGCGACCGCCATGAAGCGGTGCTTCTGCAGCCACCAGCAAAGCGCCAGCGCGCCGATGGTGCCCCCGATCTGCAGGCTGGCGCCGGCGAGCGCCGCCGTCGTCGGCGGCAGCTTGGCGGCGGTGAGCAAGGTTGGCGTCCAACTGATGAGGAAGAAATAGCCCATCAGATTGAGCGCGAACAAAACCCAGAGCAGCGGCGTGATGTAAGCGAGCCCCTGCCCGAACAGATATTTTGGATTGAAGCCCGAAAACTGCTGCTGCTCATCCTCGATGACGAAGCGCGCGTTGGGAGGCACCACCGTGCCGGGGCAGATCGACCTCACGAGCCGCTCCATCCGGCCGCGATGGCCCTCATGCAGCGCCATGTATTTGACCGACTCCGGCAGGCCGACGATCGCCGCGAGGGCGAGCACGATCGGCATGATGCCGCCGATCTGGAAGATGATCTGCCAGCCGTGTTGCGGCACGAGCGAGGCCGTGACGAAGCCGGGTATGGCGCCGCCGAGCGGCACGAAGCCGACGGCGATAATGGCGAGCGTCGCGCGCAGGCGGCGTGGCGCGCTTTCGGCATTGATGGCGACGACGTTGGGGATGACGCCGCCGATGCCGAAGCCCGCCAACAGCCGCAACCAGAACATCTGCTCGAGGTTGGTCGACCACGCCGCTGCGAGTGTGAAGACGCCGAACACGAGATTGGCGGCGATGAGCGCGATCTTGCGGCCGTAGCGATCGCCGATGAAGCCGAACAGAGCCGAGCCGAAGAGGATGCCGACAAGGCTTGCGATCAGCACCGGCCCAAGCGCCTTGGGCGACACGCCCCATTCCCGCACCAGATGCGGCGCCGCGAAGGCGATGGCCGCGATATCGTAGCCATCGATCAGCACAAGTAAGAGCGACCAAATGATAAGGGTGATCTGGAACGAGCCCAGGCCGCGCTCGTCGAGCAGGCGCGATACCGGGACGACCGTTTGATCAGTCATCGTCAACCTCCCGATGCGGCCGTTTTTGTTGCTTGGAATGCGGCCGTCACGCACAGCCTAACTGACCGAATTCTCGATTAAAATGGCGCGATAGCGGCATGCACAGCGTCACGCGGGAGCGGGCAAGGCCCCAGGCTCGCCCACGCCCCCGCGCATGGCCA from Pseudolabrys taiwanensis includes:
- a CDS encoding MFS transporter; this encodes MTDQTVVPVSRLLDERGLGSFQITLIIWSLLLVLIDGYDIAAIAFAAPHLVREWGVSPKALGPVLIASLVGILFGSALFGFIGDRYGRKIALIAANLVFGVFTLAAAWSTNLEQMFWLRLLAGFGIGGVIPNVVAINAESAPRRLRATLAIIAVGFVPLGGAIPGFVTASLVPQHGWQIIFQIGGIMPIVLALAAIVGLPESVKYMALHEGHRGRMERLVRSICPGTVVPPNARFVIEDEQQQFSGFNPKYLFGQGLAYITPLLWVLFALNLMGYFFLISWTPTLLTAAKLPPTTAALAGASLQIGGTIGALALCWWLQKHRFMAVAIMFVLAVPVVGYIGFAGLKSQSTLLVATFIAGFLVLGIQSGINVIGALVYPTSLRCNGSGWQLGIGRIGSIAGPLVGALFVGMPVEQLYMWSALPFALGAVVCFVIHQLNVERLEKHPELRDAQ